The segment CCTATACTTTTCTAAATAATAAAAACCTAATAAACTCCAGCCAAGACCGAAAAATCCGGTCACTGAACCGCTGAATAACCCTACTAAAGAAAGTCCGAACGGTTCTTCTCCCGCACATAAGAAGAAAAATAAAAGTCCGGTCATGGCCAACATAACGGTATTCGCCCTATGGTTGGTCTCGCTTAAGAGTAAAAGACTGAACTTGATAAACGCATACGTAAAAAGTAATATAGAAAGTAAAACGCCAATATTGAATGAGAGAGAAAGTGAGGACCAGAAGAATACGGTCTTGTGGAGAACTGCGACCAGAAAATAAAAGAATGGAGGCTGAAAGTAAAAGACCGGCATCCCTGAAAACCAGCGAGTATCGTATCCTAAAGACTGGCCGTTATTTAAAAATGAATCGTAAATTTCTGCCAAATGGGTTTGGGCATGAAGGCTCCAGCCAGAAAGAGTGTCCTCGCTGAATAAAAATCTGAATTTGATGATAAGAACTAGAAAGGAGGCGAGTAATAGTAAGGGCCTTCGCCAAGCCGGAGCAAGTCTCCATTTTTTCTGAAAAAAAGGCATGCCGAGAGGGTACGGAAAAGCCCTGGAATTGACAAGCAAAACAGGACTTTAAGCGGAAAGGATCTTGCCCTTGAACATTGGGCAAAAAGAGGAATACTATTCCTCTTTTACATTCTCCTGAACGTACTTTCTAAATTCAGCTTCGCTCATCTTGTCCGCATACAATGGATACAGAGCCGTAATCAACTCTTCCAAGGTGGGGAATTTTGCCCCGTCGAGCTTGAATGCCATAGGGTCCTCTACAAGGTAACGATTTCGGGATCCATTCGTTTAGATGGACCCGTTCACCTTCTCTCTAACCATGATTTTCGGAGTTGAATACAATAAAACTAGAAAACGATCCAGCTTTCCCGAAAGAAGAAAGGTTTTATCCTTTTAGGAACGTTGGTCTTCTATTCCCAAGACTAGGATATCGTCCTTGGGTTCGGAGCTACCTAAGAATCTGAATAGGTCCTCTTGGATGCCGCTTAATAATTCTTCTAAACTTTGAGTGTCTCCAGTCCGGAGAGAGGCCAATACTCTTTCTATCCCGTAAAAATCCCCAGGCAATCTGGAAGATTCGGTCAGTCCGTCCGTAAAACAAAGTATTCTATAACCCGGAGTGAGTAGGATCTCCTTATCTTCGAAATGGAAATTTTCTAAAAGACCCACTAACGGGTTTTCACATTCGATTATATGCTCTTCATCCTTATTCTGGACTAAAACCGGAGGAGATCCTGCCAAAGAAAGAGTAAGTGTTTTTCCGTCAGGAGAAATTTCCAAAATAGATGCGGAGAAGAACGTGGATACATTTCCATACTTACCATGAAACTGAGAACCTATCTCCGAGAGAAGTTTTCCAGGACTTTCTTCTTTTAATCTTAGATCCTCATAAACGCTTCGGATCAGGATTGTGATCAGGGCCGCTTGTATTCCGTGGCCTGTTGCATCTGCAAGAAAGATACGGATCTTTCCACTCGGCAATTCGGTGATATCATAAAGATCCCCACCTACTTCTGCCAAAGGTTTATGTAAGATACTAAATTTGGTCCTTCCGATTTTTCTGGAAGATGTATCTTCCAAATTTAAAAGTCCCTTTTGGATCTCTCTTGCAATGTTTAGATCGTTTTGGATGAGACGAAGCGCATTTCTGAGCTGTTTGGTTCTTTCTTCCACCCTTCTTTCCAAATTCCTGGAAAGATCCAAAAGTCGATCCAAACTTTCGGAACTTCTAATGGATAAAAATACGGACTGAGCTACTATAAATACGAAAGCGCCAATATTCGTAAAATATCCAGTATCCAAATAAAACGTCGCATATAAGATATCGTGGATCATTGCAGCATACACGAATACGAAACCTGCGAGTATGATGAGTGCTCCCTTTCTTCTTCTTAAGGCCGCTTTAGTAAGGGAGAATAAGCCGAGTGTTCCCGCAAGGAATGCCACTAAATAATAAACGGTGATAGTGAATGTGAATATTCTAACTGGGAATATGAGGACTACAAGGCAGGCGCCGATAGCAATCCACCAGACCAGATCCACGAGTATTCGTTTTAATTCTCTTGGAAAAACGGAAAGTATATAACTTAAAAAAACAGGAATGGCAAGATAGAAGGTAACATACTCTATCCTTACATAATGATGGTATTTTAGAAAATCAAGATATTCTGAAATAATTCTGGTCCCGGAAAATAAACCCCTTGTCGCCATGATTACACAATAGGTGCCGAAATACATGGAGGCGGCTTCTCCCCTTCTGACCACCGCATAGATCAAATTTAATAGACCTATACAGAAAAGTCCTCCCGCTAAGAACAGATCCAAAAATCT is part of the Leptospira neocaledonica genome and harbors:
- a CDS encoding PP2C family protein-serine/threonine phosphatase translates to MKKAFTYLTLVFLPFFFAGCIESSGKVEHPSIVQGVLELNGYDLEEQGPILLSGLWKFRWLYWKSSGLESQNSYEIVSVPSSWNGKSGSRLGEGYGTYELTLKLNRNYGELAFILQEQSSSYFLYVNGKLLASCGEVEFPSSSDITVFEVKPAWCNKLVKFIPDSEELTIDMQIANRDHRLGGFWAPIRFGTSSSMEKTWNAERFLDLFLAGGLFCIGLLNLIYAVVRRGEAASMYFGTYCVIMATRGLFSGTRIISEYLDFLKYHHYVRIEYVTFYLAIPVFLSYILSVFPRELKRILVDLVWWIAIGACLVVLIFPVRIFTFTITVYYLVAFLAGTLGLFSLTKAALRRRKGALIILAGFVFVYAAMIHDILYATFYLDTGYFTNIGAFVFIVAQSVFLSIRSSESLDRLLDLSRNLERRVEERTKQLRNALRLIQNDLNIAREIQKGLLNLEDTSSRKIGRTKFSILHKPLAEVGGDLYDITELPSGKIRIFLADATGHGIQAALITILIRSVYEDLRLKEESPGKLLSEIGSQFHGKYGNVSTFFSASILEISPDGKTLTLSLAGSPPVLVQNKDEEHIIECENPLVGLLENFHFEDKEILLTPGYRILCFTDGLTESSRLPGDFYGIERVLASLRTGDTQSLEELLSGIQEDLFRFLGSSEPKDDILVLGIEDQRS